In the genome of Candidatus Saccharimonadales bacterium, one region contains:
- a CDS encoding glycosyltransferase family 4 protein, with protein MRVAIIAQPYVSVPPKKYGGTERVIFNLINGLLEAGHEPILIGPGDSKVECELIPTVEKSIFFPRTKSGLAKFNKEIAKISRRTDRLIRQTLPNVDVIHSHGFDIRKFQDFPNVTTLHGPILFDDIEDLLSPKRKNMNYVSISKNQQTVLPQLSYLGVAYNGEDPKDFPIVKKPQNYVCFVGRFDREKNPHLAIQLAIHYGIKIKLGGKIDYLGNDYFESEIKPYIKHPLVEYLGELGPKEVVEVLSKAKCNLHPTGFREPFGLTVVEAAYCGTPTLAIARGSMAELIEDGRTGILVEDLIEGYNRLDECFAMDRDYIAHRARMLFNYQAMTRSYIEAYEKAIDIDKRRRSETNALRSFVKKISRNPFTDYTVIP; from the coding sequence ATGAGAGTTGCCATTATCGCCCAACCGTACGTATCTGTTCCGCCAAAGAAATACGGTGGCACCGAAAGAGTTATTTTTAATCTTATAAACGGTCTTTTAGAGGCTGGCCACGAGCCTATTTTGATTGGTCCAGGCGACTCTAAGGTTGAGTGTGAGCTGATACCCACAGTCGAAAAATCAATTTTTTTCCCGCGCACCAAGTCCGGACTTGCTAAATTTAATAAAGAAATAGCCAAGATTAGTAGACGAACCGATAGGCTAATTAGGCAAACGTTGCCCAATGTCGACGTGATACACTCGCATGGTTTTGACATCCGCAAGTTTCAAGATTTTCCGAACGTTACCACCTTGCACGGCCCGATACTTTTTGACGATATAGAAGACTTGTTATCGCCAAAACGCAAAAACATGAATTATGTTTCGATATCAAAAAACCAGCAAACTGTTTTGCCGCAACTTAGTTATCTTGGTGTTGCCTACAACGGCGAGGATCCTAAAGATTTTCCGATAGTTAAAAAGCCGCAAAATTATGTCTGTTTTGTCGGCCGGTTTGACCGCGAAAAGAATCCTCATCTGGCTATACAACTGGCTATCCATTACGGCATCAAGATCAAGCTGGGTGGAAAAATAGACTATCTTGGCAACGACTATTTTGAATCTGAAATTAAGCCGTACATCAAACACCCTCTCGTTGAATACTTAGGCGAGCTCGGGCCTAAGGAAGTCGTAGAAGTTCTCAGCAAGGCAAAATGCAACTTGCACCCCACAGGTTTCAGGGAGCCTTTTGGTTTGACAGTGGTTGAGGCCGCCTACTGCGGTACGCCAACACTAGCTATTGCTCGCGGCTCAATGGCCGAGCTTATCGAAGACGGCCGAACAGGAATCTTAGTTGAAGATTTGATCGAGGGCTATAATCGCCTAGACGAATGCTTCGCGATGGATAGGGATTATATTGCGCATCGCGCCAGAATGTTATTTAACTACCAAGCAATGACCAGAAGCTATATTGAAGCCTATGAAAAAGCGATTGATATAGATAAGCGGCGCCGATCAGAAACTAATGCGCTGCGCAGCTTTGTTAAAAAAATTAGCCGCAATCCTTTTACGGATTACACCGTTATTCCTTAG
- a CDS encoding acyltransferase domain-containing protein, with product MSIECGASEKASIEIPGQGAPFYELVRDLSDPNVVGSEANEVVQEVFEEVQQATGIDVEAAAREMAEGKLVTPSIAQVVLYAAGYAGGRVLFKKGVKAEYYRGHSASAMVAAGLAGVIAVHEGAKLMQRRGEHMAEAAHNNPGTVAVTDLSLEKLAEICKACGVYMANLNSPVQTMISGRVPNIVQARKMIKSLGSRATIFRDWSQGPVHTPFFQEAEDRYRADLAVPEVSDPQAGFVRNIDGEITNDAESIREDLGGIAQQVNWTKGGLALLASGVRRFVEISPKSRKITSGLAQDLSPDHEIQTGHLFDYL from the coding sequence ATGAGTATCGAATGTGGAGCTAGCGAAAAGGCCTCGATAGAAATCCCTGGTCAAGGTGCTCCTTTTTATGAACTCGTCCGTGACCTGTCTGACCCCAATGTAGTCGGGAGTGAGGCCAACGAAGTTGTCCAAGAGGTGTTCGAGGAGGTCCAACAAGCCACAGGTATAGACGTAGAAGCGGCTGCCCGCGAAATGGCCGAAGGTAAGCTGGTTACCCCAAGCATCGCCCAGGTTGTACTCTATGCAGCCGGATATGCTGGCGGACGGGTACTTTTTAAGAAAGGCGTTAAAGCGGAATATTATCGGGGGCACAGCGCCTCGGCAATGGTTGCCGCCGGGTTGGCGGGCGTGATAGCCGTGCACGAAGGTGCTAAGTTAATGCAGAGGCGGGGCGAACATATGGCTGAAGCTGCTCATAACAACCCAGGCACGGTGGCGGTAACCGATCTATCGCTAGAGAAGTTGGCCGAAATTTGTAAAGCTTGCGGCGTTTATATGGCTAACCTCAATTCACCGGTGCAGACAATGATATCCGGACGAGTGCCCAACATTGTCCAGGCTCGAAAAATGATAAAGAGTCTAGGCTCAAGAGCGACAATTTTCAGGGATTGGAGCCAGGGCCCGGTGCATACGCCTTTTTTTCAAGAGGCCGAAGACAGATATCGCGCTGATCTGGCGGTACCGGAGGTGTCTGATCCGCAGGCGGGCTTCGTTAGGAACATCGATGGCGAGATAACGAATGATGCGGAAAGCATACGCGAAGACCTGGGCGGCATCGCTCAACAGGTTAACTGGACCAAAGGCGGTCTGGCTCTGCTTGCCTCTGGCGTGCGCAGGTTTGTAGAAATCAGTCCGAAAAGCCGCAAAATTACGTCCGGCTTAGCCCAAGATCTAAGTCCAGATCACGAAATCCAAACCGGGCATCTTTTTGACTACCTATAA
- the tuf gene encoding elongation factor Tu: MADFDRSKPHVNVGTMGHVDHGKTTLTAAITTVLAKKLPSDVNKPIAYDQIDNAPEEKQRGITIATSHQEYESEKRHYAHVDMPGHADYIKNMITGAAQIDGAILVVSAADGPMPQTREHVLLARQVGVPKILVFLNKMDLADPELVELVEEDVRDLLAKNDFDRDCPIIKGSATKALEGDAANEDAIMELVHAMDDYIPEPQRDLDKPFLMPVEDVFSIKGRGTVATGRVEQGVVKVNEEVEIVGIRPTTKSVVTGVEMFKKNLDQGQAGDNVGVLLRGVERDDIERGQVLCKPGSITPHTEFDAEVYILTKEEGGRHTPFFKGYKPQFYFRTTDVTGEVELPADKEMVMPGDTVTFKVKLMAPIAMDQGLRFAIREGGRTVGAGVVTKIDK, translated from the coding sequence ATGGCAGATTTTGATCGCAGTAAGCCGCACGTCAACGTTGGTACTATGGGCCATGTTGACCACGGTAAAACCACTTTAACCGCAGCTATTACCACTGTTTTAGCTAAAAAACTTCCAAGCGACGTAAACAAGCCGATCGCTTACGACCAGATCGACAACGCACCCGAAGAAAAACAGCGCGGTATTACCATCGCTACCTCACACCAGGAATACGAAAGCGAAAAGCGTCACTACGCTCACGTCGACATGCCTGGTCACGCTGACTACATCAAGAACATGATTACCGGTGCCGCCCAGATCGACGGCGCTATTTTGGTAGTTTCTGCCGCTGACGGCCCGATGCCTCAGACTCGCGAGCACGTGCTTTTGGCCCGCCAGGTTGGCGTTCCTAAAATCCTTGTTTTCTTAAACAAGATGGACCTTGCTGATCCAGAACTGGTTGAGCTTGTTGAAGAAGACGTTCGCGACCTGCTGGCCAAGAACGACTTCGACCGTGACTGCCCAATCATCAAGGGTTCTGCTACTAAAGCTTTGGAAGGCGACGCCGCTAACGAAGACGCTATCATGGAGCTCGTTCACGCTATGGATGACTATATTCCAGAGCCACAGCGCGACCTCGATAAGCCATTCCTAATGCCGGTGGAAGACGTTTTCTCAATCAAAGGCCGCGGTACTGTTGCTACCGGCCGTGTTGAGCAAGGTGTCGTAAAGGTTAACGAAGAAGTCGAAATTGTTGGTATCCGCCCAACTACCAAATCTGTCGTCACCGGTGTTGAAATGTTCAAGAAGAACCTTGACCAAGGTCAGGCTGGTGACAACGTTGGTGTTCTGCTCCGCGGTGTTGAGCGCGATGACATTGAGCGCGGCCAGGTTCTTTGTAAGCCAGGCTCTATCACTCCGCACACTGAATTTGACGCTGAAGTCTATATCCTCACCAAAGAGGAAGGCGGCCGCCACACTCCTTTCTTCAAGGGTTACAAGCCGCAGTTCTACTTCCGTACCACGGACGTAACTGGCGAAGTTGAGCTCCCTGCAGACAAAGAAATGGTTATGCCAGGTGATACTGTAACCTTCAAGGTTAAGTTGATGGCTCCAATTGCTATGGACCAAGGTTTGCGCTTCGCTATCCGCGAAGGCGGCCGGACGGTCGGCGCTGGGGTTGTTACCAAGATCGACAAATAA
- the rpsJ gene encoding 30S ribosomal protein S10, which yields MAEAKEQNDGKQRIRIRLKAYDHKVIDQSAKQIVDTALRTGAKIAGPIPLPTRKSTFTVVKSPHVYKKGREQFEMRVHKRLIDITDPTPKTIDSLMNLSLPAGCDAEIKM from the coding sequence ATGGCTGAAGCCAAAGAACAAAACGATGGTAAGCAGCGGATTCGCATTCGCCTGAAGGCTTACGACCACAAAGTAATCGACCAAAGCGCCAAGCAAATTGTAGATACCGCCTTGCGTACTGGCGCCAAGATTGCCGGGCCGATTCCGCTACCGACTCGCAAGAGTACTTTTACGGTGGTTAAAAGCCCGCATGTCTATAAAAAAGGCCGCGAGCAGTTCGAGATGCGCGTGCACAAACGCCTTATCGACATTACTGATCCAACGCCCAAAACCATCGACAGCCTGATGAATCTCAGCCTGCCGGCTGGTTGTGACGCCGAAATCAAAATGTAG
- the rplC gene encoding 50S ribosomal protein L3, which yields MKALITRKVGMTSVINEDGAAVAVTLLSATPNVITQIKTDETDGYKALAFGFEEKSADKAGKTAKGQFKLAGIMPKIVREFRINELPEETKVGDKISADVFNVGDTVDVTGTSKGKGWAGTIKRHNFHRGRKTHGGRSYRRPGSIGSMYPQHIFKGTKMAGRMGHDQVTVKRLKVALVDTDLNVIGVEGSVPGPRKSIVLIKEAK from the coding sequence GTGAAGGCCCTTATAACAAGAAAAGTAGGCATGACAAGCGTGATCAACGAAGATGGCGCTGCTGTTGCCGTTACCCTACTTTCGGCTACTCCCAACGTTATAACTCAAATCAAAACCGACGAAACAGACGGTTATAAGGCCTTAGCTTTTGGTTTCGAAGAAAAAAGTGCTGACAAGGCCGGCAAGACAGCCAAGGGTCAATTTAAACTCGCTGGTATTATGCCAAAGATTGTCCGCGAGTTCCGCATTAATGAATTACCAGAAGAAACAAAAGTCGGCGATAAAATAAGCGCCGACGTTTTTAATGTTGGAGACACAGTAGATGTCACTGGCACCAGCAAGGGCAAGGGCTGGGCCGGCACAATTAAGCGCCACAACTTCCATCGCGGCCGCAAGACGCACGGTGGTCGCAGCTATCGTCGCCCAGGTTCTATTGGCTCTATGTATCCACAGCATATCTTTAAAGGCACAAAAATGGCTGGCCGCATGGGCCACGACCAAGTTACGGTCAAGCGCCTAAAGGTTGCTCTAGTTGATACTGATTTGAATGTTATTGGCGTCGAGGGTTCTGTGCCAGGCCCCCGTAAAAGCATAGTTCTTATAAAGGAGGCCAAATAA
- the rplD gene encoding 50S ribosomal protein L4 — protein MSVATYTKGGAKATTPAKLNKAVFGVEVTNHELLKDAYLAYLANARPNLAVAKKRGEVSGGGRKPWRQKGTGRARFGSSRNPIWTGGGVAFGPNGNENYSRKLNTAAKRTAIRQALSMANKENRIKVIEKFVSDGKVKPAVALLAKIEANGNVLLVVANKDEAAVRATRNIKNVRTVAANYLNVYDLMNADVIVMENEALKAVHGWLGGNNE, from the coding sequence ATGTCGGTTGCTACCTACACCAAGGGTGGCGCTAAAGCCACTACTCCAGCCAAGCTGAATAAAGCCGTGTTTGGCGTAGAAGTAACCAATCACGAATTATTAAAAGATGCTTATCTGGCTTATCTGGCTAACGCTCGTCCTAACTTGGCTGTTGCCAAGAAACGCGGTGAAGTAAGTGGTGGTGGCCGCAAGCCGTGGCGCCAGAAAGGTACTGGCCGGGCCCGCTTTGGTTCAAGCCGTAACCCGATTTGGACTGGCGGTGGCGTGGCTTTTGGCCCAAATGGCAATGAAAACTATAGCCGCAAGTTGAACACGGCTGCTAAGCGCACGGCTATTCGTCAAGCTTTGAGCATGGCTAACAAAGAAAATCGTATTAAAGTTATTGAAAAATTTGTAAGTGACGGCAAGGTTAAGCCGGCCGTAGCTTTGCTGGCCAAGATCGAAGCTAATGGAAACGTTTTGTTGGTGGTGGCCAACAAAGATGAAGCAGCCGTTCGTGCTACCCGCAATATCAAGAACGTTAGAACAGTTGCCGCTAACTACTTAAATGTTTACGATCTTATGAACGCTGACGTTATCGTTATGGAAAACGAAGCCTTAAAGGCAGTACACGGTTGGCTGGGAGGCAATAATGAGTAA
- a CDS encoding 50S ribosomal protein L23, translating into MSKSVFLKPRLSEKAYATSEVTNTYVFDVPADMNKHAIADAVAAQYEVTVTNVRITNIPGKAKKLYRKRTRGIETKRNDVRKAYVTLKQGDNLPFFAGSEAEAGEEAK; encoded by the coding sequence ATGAGTAAGTCAGTATTCTTAAAGCCGCGCTTGAGCGAGAAAGCCTATGCAACCAGCGAGGTCACCAATACTTATGTTTTTGATGTTCCAGCTGATATGAACAAGCATGCCATTGCTGACGCCGTAGCTGCTCAGTATGAAGTTACGGTTACCAATGTTCGGATTACCAATATTCCTGGTAAGGCCAAAAAGCTTTATCGTAAGCGCACCCGTGGTATTGAAACCAAGCGTAATGATGTCCGTAAGGCTTACGTAACTTTAAAGCAAGGCGATAACCTGCCATTCTTTGCCGGCAGCGAAGCTGAAGCAGGCGAGGAGGCTAAGTAA
- the rplB gene encoding 50S ribosomal protein L2 translates to MAIKAYNPTTPGRRGMSTQDFDAITTKKPVKSLLRIKKSTAGRNNQGRITTRHKGGGVKNYYRLVNFKLPVGTEATVEHIEYDPNRSARIARVKDQNGALHYILAVRGMRPGQKFTVAEETSIESGNRLPLKSIPTGTVIHAIELQPGRGAQLVRTAGAGAQLVAKEEDYAQVRLPSGEVRMINVECMATIGVIGNEQHQNIQVGKAGRNRLKGKRPTVRGVVMNAADHPHGGGDGGRHRMARPPVTPWGQKTLGYKTRRRKASSKFIVRTRHQGKRR, encoded by the coding sequence ATGGCTATCAAGGCTTACAATCCAACTACTCCAGGTCGCCGTGGTATGAGCACGCAGGATTTTGATGCTATCACTACTAAAAAGCCTGTTAAGAGCTTGCTGCGCATCAAAAAATCCACTGCTGGTCGCAACAACCAAGGCCGCATCACTACTCGCCACAAGGGCGGCGGGGTTAAGAACTACTATCGTTTAGTTAACTTCAAACTACCTGTCGGTACGGAGGCTACTGTTGAGCACATTGAATACGACCCAAATCGTAGTGCCCGAATTGCCCGCGTCAAAGACCAAAATGGCGCTCTGCACTATATATTAGCCGTTCGTGGCATGCGCCCAGGTCAGAAGTTTACTGTTGCCGAAGAAACCAGCATTGAGTCTGGCAATCGTTTGCCGCTCAAGAGCATTCCAACCGGTACTGTTATCCACGCTATCGAACTGCAACCGGGCCGTGGTGCTCAGCTGGTCCGCACCGCCGGCGCTGGTGCCCAGCTAGTTGCTAAAGAAGAAGATTACGCTCAGGTTCGCCTGCCAAGCGGTGAGGTTCGCATGATTAATGTTGAGTGCATGGCTACCATAGGTGTAATTGGTAATGAGCAGCATCAAAATATCCAAGTTGGTAAAGCCGGCCGCAACCGCTTAAAGGGTAAACGCCCAACTGTTCGCGGTGTAGTAATGAACGCCGCCGACCACCCTCACGGTGGTGGTGACGGTGGTCGTCACCGTATGGCCCGCCCGCCCGTAACTCCGTGGGGTCAGAAGACTTTGGGCTATAAGACTCGCCGCCGAAAAGCAAGTAGCAAGTTTATTGTAAGAACACGTCATCAAGGAAAGAGGAGATAG
- the rpsS gene encoding 30S ribosomal protein S19 has translation MSRSLKKGPYVDPKLAKKIAALNSDDRTVVKTWARASTISPDFVGRTVAVHNGRVHVPVFITENMVGHKLGEFAPTRKFRSHGGKLAKG, from the coding sequence ATGAGCCGCTCACTGAAAAAAGGTCCATATGTTGACCCTAAACTAGCTAAGAAGATTGCCGCCCTGAACTCGGATGACCGCACGGTCGTTAAAACCTGGGCCCGTGCCAGCACTATCTCTCCTGATTTTGTTGGTCGCACTGTTGCTGTTCATAACGGCCGTGTGCACGTACCGGTCTTCATTACCGAAAACATGGTTGGTCACAAGCTTGGCGAATTCGCTCCAACCCGTAAGTTCCGCTCGCACGGTGGAAAGTTAGCCAAAGGTTAA
- the rplV gene encoding 50S ribosomal protein L22: MPVKAISKGVRISPRKVSVVAALVRGRTVEDAIVILDHTPRRSAKAVKETIKSAAANAEHNHNFKPTSLFISEISVTPGPRLKRYRPAARGRALPFERKTSHIRVVVDGDQREIKKTTTKVTTEKEAK, translated from the coding sequence ATGCCAGTTAAAGCAATTTCAAAAGGAGTTCGCATCAGCCCGCGCAAAGTCAGCGTGGTGGCGGCGTTGGTTCGTGGCCGAACTGTTGAGGATGCCATCGTAATTCTTGACCACACACCGCGTCGCAGCGCTAAAGCCGTTAAGGAAACCATTAAGAGCGCGGCTGCTAATGCCGAGCACAACCATAATTTTAAGCCAACTAGCTTGTTTATCTCTGAGATTTCCGTAACTCCGGGTCCACGCCTTAAGCGCTATCGCCCAGCTGCTCGTGGCCGCGCCCTGCCATTTGAGCGAAAGACCAGCCACATCCGCGTTGTTGTTGACGGAGATCAGCGTGAGATTAAAAAGACGACCACCAAAGTCACTACCGAGAAGGAGGCCAAATAA
- the rpsC gene encoding 30S ribosomal protein S3 gives MGQKVNPISMRLQVNKDWRSKWFAGKREYANYLKQDLAARKLIADKLGSRAAVSKVDIERSPNLVTVTIQTAKAGVVIGRGGSGAAELKEAIEKLYGVPTRVNIEEIKRPELQAKLVAENIAHQLERRIAFRRAMKMAAAGSMRAGAKGIRIEVSGRLGGMEMSRREKITEGSVPLHTLRADIDYAAARALYPGAGIIGVKVWIYRGET, from the coding sequence ATGGGCCAAAAAGTAAATCCAATCAGCATGCGTTTACAAGTCAACAAAGATTGGCGCTCTAAGTGGTTTGCCGGCAAGCGCGAATACGCCAACTACCTCAAGCAGGATTTGGCTGCCCGCAAGCTCATTGCCGACAAACTTGGTTCTCGCGCCGCTGTATCTAAGGTTGATATCGAACGCTCGCCAAACCTAGTCACCGTAACTATCCAGACTGCTAAGGCCGGTGTTGTTATTGGCCGTGGCGGTTCCGGCGCCGCTGAACTCAAAGAGGCTATCGAAAAACTTTATGGTGTTCCGACCCGCGTAAACATCGAAGAGATTAAGCGCCCTGAGCTGCAGGCCAAGCTGGTTGCCGAAAATATTGCCCACCAGCTAGAACGCCGTATTGCCTTCCGCCGCGCCATGAAAATGGCCGCTGCCGGCAGTATGCGTGCTGGCGCTAAGGGCATTCGCATAGAAGTTTCCGGTCGCCTAGGCGGTATGGAAATGAGCCGTCGCGAAAAAATTACTGAAGGCTCTGTGCCTCTGCACACGCTTCGCGCTGACATTGACTACGCTGCTGCCCGCGCTCTTTACCCGGGTGCCGGCATCATTGGTGTTAAAGTTTGGATCTACCGAGGGGAGACCTAA
- the rplP gene encoding 50S ribosomal protein L16 translates to MLMPSRTKYRKVRKGKIHGGKATALSTIAYGRYGLVSQDKERINSRQIEAARQAMTRYVKRGGQIWIRIFPHTPVTRKPQDVKMGSGKGNPEFFVAKVKPGTIMFEMDGVPEEVAREAMRLAGHKLPVKTKFLVKEEA, encoded by the coding sequence ATGTTAATGCCATCCCGAACTAAGTACCGCAAAGTGCGCAAAGGCAAGATCCACGGCGGCAAAGCTACCGCCCTATCTACTATTGCCTACGGCCGCTACGGACTGGTTAGCCAAGACAAGGAACGCATTAATAGCCGCCAGATCGAGGCTGCCCGCCAGGCTATGACCCGTTACGTTAAACGTGGCGGTCAGATCTGGATCCGTATTTTCCCGCACACCCCAGTTACCCGTAAGCCACAAGACGTGAAGATGGGTAGCGGCAAAGGTAATCCAGAATTTTTTGTTGCCAAGGTTAAGCCAGGGACCATCATGTTTGAGATGGACGGCGTGCCAGAAGAAGTAGCTCGCGAAGCTATGCGCCTTGCTGGTCACAAACTACCTGTTAAGACCAAGTTTTTAGTTAAGGAGGAGGCGTAA
- the rpmC gene encoding 50S ribosomal protein L29 gives MKIAEIRKLKTEELTKQSNSLREEIAELKRRLYSGEVSNTRVIRSKRKDLARVLTVLQEQLTKEAQ, from the coding sequence ATGAAAATTGCTGAAATCCGCAAGCTAAAAACAGAGGAACTGACCAAGCAAAGCAACTCATTGCGTGAAGAAATTGCCGAATTAAAGCGCCGGCTATATAGCGGCGAAGTATCTAACACCCGTGTTATCCGCTCTAAGCGCAAAGATTTAGCCCGAGTATTAACAGTTTTACAAGAACAACTAACCAAGGAGGCCCAATAA
- the rplN gene encoding 50S ribosomal protein L14, translated as MIQQESRLLVADNSGARSLLCIRVLGGSRRRYARVGDIIVASVKTANPAGGVKRKSIVKAVVVRTRNPIRRADGSTIRFDDNAAVVLAEDGKSPRGTRIFGPVPRELREQGYSRIISLAPEVL; from the coding sequence ATGATTCAGCAAGAATCCCGCCTGCTTGTTGCCGATAACAGTGGCGCCCGCTCACTTCTTTGCATTCGTGTTCTAGGCGGTTCGCGCCGCCGATACGCCCGCGTTGGCGACATTATTGTTGCTAGCGTCAAAACCGCTAACCCAGCTGGCGGCGTAAAGCGCAAGAGCATCGTTAAGGCGGTAGTAGTGCGTACTCGTAATCCGATTCGCCGCGCTGATGGCAGCACTATTCGCTTTGATGACAACGCCGCTGTAGTACTCGCCGAGGATGGCAAGAGTCCACGTGGTACCCGTATCTTTGGCCCGGTTCCACGCGAACTGCGCGAGCAAGGTTACAGCCGAATTATTTCACTAGCTCCGGAGGTACTGTAA
- the rplX gene encoding 50S ribosomal protein L24: protein MRLKKGDTVMVRSGKYKGKTGKITAVHPRENKVTVEGINVVKRHRKPTQLRPQGGIFEITKPIDVSKVGVLDSVAKKPSRIGFKIDKDGKKVRVLKTSGKEIK from the coding sequence ATCCGGCTAAAAAAAGGCGATACTGTTATGGTTCGCTCAGGTAAATATAAGGGTAAAACCGGTAAAATCACGGCCGTTCATCCCAGAGAAAACAAAGTAACAGTCGAAGGCATCAATGTGGTTAAGCGCCACCGCAAACCCACTCAACTTCGGCCTCAAGGCGGTATTTTTGAGATTACAAAGCCGATTGACGTTAGTAAGGTTGGAGTTTTGGACTCAGTAGCCAAAAAGCCTTCGCGAATTGGCTTTAAGATCGACAAAGATGGCAAAAAAGTTCGTGTTTTAAAGACCAGCGGAAAGGAGATTAAGTAA
- the rplE gene encoding 50S ribosomal protein L5 yields the protein MATSPDVRKKSSPSGDSLDARRDEKKPSVLSHKAEGRSYESRLKVAYNTKFARELKDELKLDNINQVPKLEKITINVGLGRAKDDKRLLEVAANTIRKITGQQPIETVAKQSIATFKLREGNKIGMKVTLRGDRMYDFADRLINIVLPRLRDFHGTSNRAFDRQGNYSIGLTDQSVFPELSYEDTATAHGLQVVFTIRTQEPDHAKALLKKFGMPFEKENS from the coding sequence ATGGCTACGTCTCCTGATGTAAGGAAAAAGAGCAGCCCGAGCGGCGATTCACTCGACGCCCGGCGCGATGAGAAAAAACCATCGGTTTTGTCTCATAAGGCCGAAGGCCGCAGTTACGAATCTCGCTTGAAAGTGGCCTACAACACTAAATTCGCTCGTGAACTCAAAGACGAGCTTAAGCTAGATAACATCAACCAGGTTCCAAAGTTAGAGAAGATTACAATTAACGTTGGCCTGGGTCGTGCCAAAGACGATAAACGCTTGCTGGAAGTTGCTGCCAATACTATCCGCAAAATTACTGGTCAGCAACCAATCGAAACTGTGGCCAAACAGTCAATCGCAACCTTTAAGCTGCGCGAAGGTAACAAAATCGGTATGAAGGTTACCTTACGCGGCGACCGTATGTACGATTTTGCCGATCGCTTGATCAACATTGTTCTCCCACGTCTGCGCGACTTTCACGGCACTAGCAACCGGGCTTTTGACCGCCAAGGCAACTACAGTATTGGCCTAACCGACCAGTCGGTCTTCCCCGAACTTAGTTACGAAGATACAGCTACCGCTCACGGGCTTCAGGTAGTGTTTACTATCCGGACCCAAGAGCCAGATCACGCTAAAGCACTGCTGAAGAAATTCGGCATGCCATTTGAGAAGGAGAATTCCTAA
- the rpsN gene encoding 30S ribosomal protein S14: MAKKSILARDAKRDKMIAKYAAKRAELKAVGDYEGLAKLPRNSSPTRHTNRCAETGRPRGFMRQFGLSRIAFREHASRGEVPGVTKSSW; this comes from the coding sequence ATGGCCAAGAAATCAATCCTCGCGCGTGATGCGAAACGAGACAAAATGATCGCTAAATACGCCGCTAAGCGCGCCGAACTCAAAGCAGTCGGTGATTACGAAGGCCTAGCCAAATTGCCTCGCAATTCTAGCCCGACCCGTCACACTAACCGCTGCGCCGAGACAGGCCGCCCACGCGGATTTATGCGTCAGTTTGGTTTATCTCGCATTGCTTTCCGCGAGCACGCCAGCCGGGGCGAAGTTCCAGGCGTAACAAAGAGTAGTTGGTAA
- the rpsH gene encoding 30S ribosomal protein S8, which yields MKQIVNTDPIADMLTRIRNGIAVGKSEVRMPHSKVKETVAKILADNGFLSSVKASEEGGRKVLTVVITGSDEPAKITEISRISRPGRRVYVKAADIPSVKRGRGIVVVSTSHGVMSGKEAVNQHLGGELICQVY from the coding sequence ATGAAGCAAATAGTAAATACAGATCCAATCGCAGATATGCTCACTCGTATCCGCAACGGCATTGCCGTCGGCAAGAGTGAGGTCAGGATGCCGCATTCTAAGGTCAAAGAGACCGTTGCCAAGATTTTGGCCGATAACGGTTTTCTTTCGAGTGTCAAAGCTTCAGAAGAAGGCGGTCGCAAAGTTCTGACTGTTGTGATTACCGGCAGCGACGAACCGGCTAAGATTACCGAAATTTCCCGCATTAGCCGCCCGGGTCGCCGTGTTTATGTTAAGGCCGCCGATATTCCATCGGTTAAGCGCGGCCGGGGTATTGTAGTTGTTTCAACTTCCCACGGTGTTATGAGCGGTAAAGAAGCCGTCAATCAACACCTTGGCGGAGAATTAATCTGTCAGGTTTATTAA